A portion of the Polaribacter cellanae genome contains these proteins:
- a CDS encoding SDR family NAD(P)-dependent oxidoreductase translates to MKKIVVIGGSKGIGNAIVNALVEKNEVINISRSASLQPHSNLTHYNCNILENALPEIKVIDALIYCPGSINLKPISRLKLEDFRNDFEINVIGAVKAIQYYLPSLKKGSNPNILLFSTVAAKLGMPFHASVAAAKSAVEGLTKSLGAEFAPKIRVNAIAPTVTNTQLASKLLRNERMIENITERHPLKKYLQPTEVADLATFLISDKAASISGQIFELDCGIVSFKI, encoded by the coding sequence ATGAAAAAAATAGTAGTTATTGGAGGAAGCAAAGGAATTGGAAATGCAATTGTAAATGCTTTAGTTGAAAAAAACGAAGTTATTAACATCAGTAGATCTGCTTCTTTGCAGCCTCACAGTAATCTTACTCATTATAATTGCAATATTTTAGAAAATGCTTTGCCAGAAATTAAAGTTATAGATGCTTTAATTTACTGTCCTGGAAGTATTAATTTAAAACCAATTTCGAGATTAAAATTAGAAGATTTTAGAAACGATTTCGAAATTAACGTTATTGGTGCTGTTAAAGCGATTCAATATTATTTACCTTCATTAAAAAAAGGGAGCAACCCAAATATTTTATTATTTAGCACAGTTGCTGCCAAATTAGGGATGCCTTTTCACGCAAGTGTAGCCGCTGCAAAATCTGCTGTAGAAGGTTTAACAAAGTCTTTAGGTGCAGAATTCGCACCAAAAATTCGTGTAAATGCAATAGCCCCTACTGTTACAAATACTCAATTAGCTTCTAAACTTTTAAGAAACGAGCGTATGATAGAAAACATCACAGAACGTCATCCTCTTAAAAAATACTTACAACCTACAGAAGTTGCAGATTTGGCAACTTTCTTAATTTCTGACAAAGCAGCTTCTATTTCCGGACAAATTTTCGAATTAGATTGCGGTATTGTCAGTTTCAAAATTTAA
- a CDS encoding DUF2256 domain-containing protein has product MHKKQHLHKKTCLVCEKPFTWRKKWEKNWEDVKYCSEKCRRNKKKQV; this is encoded by the coding sequence ATGCATAAAAAACAACACCTTCATAAAAAAACGTGTTTGGTTTGTGAAAAACCATTCACTTGGCGAAAAAAATGGGAAAAGAATTGGGAAGACGTAAAATATTGTAGCGAAAAATGCAGGAGAAACAAAAAAAAACAGGTTTAA
- a CDS encoding cryptochrome/photolyase family protein yields the protein MKNKINIFWFRRDLRLDDNIGFYNALKSEYPVLPIFIFDENILDKLPKNDARVTFIFDELQKMRKTLQDENDSSLAIFYGTPKEIYQNLIKDYKIDTVFTNRDYEPYAKERDEEIEKLLVDNNIHFKTFKDQVIFEKDEVVKKDGNPYVVYTPYMKVWKEQFKTYNLDIYYTNSFLKNLIKNTRLPNVSLSDLGFTKSKQKIDDYDVTPTLIQEYEDTRNFPAKNATSKLGPHLRFGTVSIRKMIKKATSEKNEIFWQELIWREFFMQILWHFPKTHKEAFKQKYDRIEWRNNEKEFKKWCEGQTGYPLVDAGMRQLNETGFMHNRVRMLVGSFLCKHLLIDWRWGEAYFAEKLHDYEMASNVGNWQWVAGSGVDASPYFRIFNPTTQIKKFDKDLKYIKKWVPEFQELTYAKEIVDHKEARERCLKTYKEALN from the coding sequence ATGAAAAACAAAATAAATATTTTTTGGTTTCGAAGAGATTTAAGATTAGATGATAATATCGGTTTTTACAACGCTTTAAAAAGTGAGTATCCTGTGCTTCCTATTTTTATTTTTGATGAAAATATTTTAGACAAACTACCAAAAAACGATGCAAGAGTCACCTTTATTTTTGATGAATTGCAAAAAATGAGAAAAACCTTACAAGATGAAAACGACAGTAGTTTGGCTATTTTTTATGGAACTCCAAAAGAGATTTATCAAAATTTAATAAAAGATTATAAAATAGATACCGTTTTTACAAATAGAGATTACGAACCCTATGCAAAAGAAAGAGACGAAGAAATTGAAAAATTATTAGTAGATAATAACATCCATTTTAAGACTTTTAAAGACCAAGTAATTTTTGAAAAAGATGAAGTTGTAAAAAAAGATGGAAACCCTTATGTGGTATATACTCCTTATATGAAAGTTTGGAAAGAACAGTTTAAAACCTATAATTTAGATATTTACTACACCAATTCTTTCTTAAAAAACTTGATAAAAAATACGCGTTTACCCAATGTTTCATTATCTGATTTAGGTTTTACAAAATCCAAACAAAAAATAGACGATTACGATGTTACGCCTACTTTAATTCAAGAGTACGAAGACACACGTAATTTTCCTGCGAAAAACGCCACTTCTAAATTAGGACCACATTTACGATTTGGAACGGTTAGTATTCGAAAAATGATTAAAAAAGCCACTTCAGAAAAAAACGAAATTTTTTGGCAAGAATTAATTTGGCGAGAATTTTTTATGCAAATTTTATGGCATTTCCCAAAAACACACAAAGAAGCCTTCAAACAAAAATACGACAGAATTGAATGGCGAAATAACGAAAAAGAATTTAAAAAATGGTGCGAAGGCCAAACTGGATATCCTTTAGTAGATGCAGGAATGCGTCAATTAAACGAAACTGGTTTTATGCATAACAGAGTTAGAATGTTGGTAGGAAGTTTTCTATGCAAACATTTGTTAATCGATTGGAGATGGGGAGAAGCTTATTTTGCAGAAAAATTACACGATTACGAAATGGCAAGTAATGTTGGTAATTGGCAATGGGTTGCAGGTTCTGGTGTAGATGCATCTCCGTATTTTAGAATTTTTAACCCAACAACTCAAATTAAAAAGTTCGATAAAGATTTAAAATACATTAAAAAATGGGTGCCAGAATTTCAAGAACTTACGTATGCCAAAGAAATTGTAGATCATAAAGAAGCAAGAGAACGTTGTTTAAAAACCTATAAAGAAGCATTAAATTAA
- a CDS encoding type II toxin-antitoxin system death-on-curing family toxin has product METYIYFNIEHAIRTHDFIIENSGGNSGIIEIGKVESVLEHIQNDLYYPEFEDKLTHLVFSVNKFHAFSDGNKRTSIALGAYFLEVNGIEYCIDKFIIEMENIAVYVADNKIDKELLHEIICSILTEDDFNEELKLKIIDVLSE; this is encoded by the coding sequence ATGGAAACATATATTTATTTTAACATTGAACACGCAATAAGAACTCACGATTTCATCATAGAAAATTCGGGAGGAAATTCAGGAATTATAGAAATTGGAAAAGTTGAAAGTGTTTTAGAACATATTCAAAATGACTTATACTATCCCGAATTTGAGGACAAACTAACCCATCTTGTTTTTTCGGTAAACAAATTTCACGCATTTAGTGACGGAAATAAAAGAACATCTATTGCTTTAGGAGCTTACTTTTTAGAAGTCAATGGAATAGAATACTGTATTGATAAATTTATTATCGAAATGGAGAATATTGCAGTTTATGTTGCGGATAACAAAATTGACAAAGAATTATTACACGAAATTATTTGTTCTATATTGACCGAAGATGACTTTAATGAAGAACTAAAATTAAAAATAATAGATGTATTAAGTGAATAA
- the folE gene encoding GTP cyclohydrolase I FolE, translating to MITEVIPKETSEKLNGFSFEEVGDDHLFTGLQTPIKPNAFELSDEEKKEKIAHLFSEIMDVMGLDLTDDSLKGTPKRVAKMYIDEIFSGLNPANKPKVALFENKYQYNQMLVEKNITFYSNCEHHFVPIIGKAHVAYISSGKVIGLSKLNRIVQYYAKRPQVQERLTNQIAEELKGILNTEDVAVIIDAKHLCVSSRGIKDDTSSTVTSYFGGKFQNQEKIAELQNTLNY from the coding sequence ATGATTACAGAAGTAATACCAAAAGAAACTTCAGAAAAATTAAACGGTTTTTCATTCGAAGAAGTTGGAGACGACCATTTATTTACGGGTTTACAAACACCAATAAAACCAAATGCGTTTGAGCTCTCTGATGAAGAAAAAAAAGAAAAAATTGCCCATTTATTTTCAGAAATAATGGATGTAATGGGCTTAGATTTAACAGACGATTCTTTAAAAGGAACTCCCAAAAGAGTTGCTAAAATGTATATAGATGAAATATTTAGCGGATTAAATCCTGCAAACAAACCAAAAGTTGCTTTGTTTGAGAACAAATACCAGTACAACCAAATGTTGGTAGAAAAAAACATTACTTTTTACTCGAATTGCGAACATCATTTTGTGCCAATTATTGGAAAAGCACATGTTGCCTATATTTCATCAGGAAAAGTAATAGGGCTTTCTAAATTGAACAGAATTGTACAATATTATGCAAAAAGACCACAAGTTCAAGAAAGATTAACAAACCAAATTGCGGAAGAATTAAAAGGAATTTTAAATACAGAAGATGTTGCAGTTATTATAGATGCAAAACATTTATGCGTTTCTTCTAGAGGAATTAAAGATGATACTTCTTCTACAGTTACATCTTATTTTGGAGGCAAATTCCAGAATCAAGAAAAAATAGCAGAATTACAAAATACATTAAATTATTAA
- a CDS encoding DNA-binding protein: MNKDLTTSDLHRKNILNNNYALEIIYDEISFPGVMFENKYRFTKKQVAEFFEIDERTVERYIESNKSEFEESGYEILTGNRLKDFKLAYGTDTNVGTIDESLKKTSVLGVFTFRAFLNIGMILTESEKAKLLRAFILDIVIDVINQKLGGNTKYINQREEEFLSSALKEHNYRQEFTNALDSYVEPNKFKYAQLTNKVYKSIFKEDAKEYRQILKLKDKESVRSTMYSEVLDLISSYENGFADFLKKHSEKAHRKLRLSETNALFDQFENITNSIYEPLREKVRGLMASRDMAFRDALHEKLKNYITHLSTEEFDKFLGEKSMDLEDRILNNIDVFKRLKNR; this comes from the coding sequence ATGAATAAAGATTTAACAACATCTGACTTACATAGAAAAAATATTCTGAATAATAATTATGCCTTAGAAATCATTTATGATGAAATTTCATTTCCAGGTGTAATGTTTGAAAATAAATATAGATTCACGAAAAAACAAGTAGCAGAATTCTTCGAAATTGACGAAAGAACTGTGGAAAGGTATATAGAAAGTAACAAATCAGAATTTGAAGAATCTGGATATGAAATTCTAACTGGGAACAGACTGAAAGACTTCAAGTTAGCGTATGGTACCGACACAAATGTCGGCACCATAGATGAATCCTTAAAAAAGACATCTGTTTTAGGAGTTTTCACTTTCCGTGCATTCCTAAATATTGGAATGATTTTAACCGAAAGTGAAAAAGCAAAATTATTACGAGCTTTTATTTTAGACATCGTAATAGATGTAATTAATCAAAAACTTGGAGGAAATACAAAATACATAAACCAAAGAGAGGAAGAATTCTTATCAAGTGCTTTAAAAGAACATAATTATAGACAAGAATTTACAAATGCACTCGATAGTTATGTTGAACCTAATAAATTCAAATACGCACAATTAACCAATAAAGTATATAAAAGTATATTTAAAGAAGATGCTAAAGAATATCGTCAAATACTTAAATTAAAAGATAAAGAAAGTGTAAGGTCAACAATGTATTCAGAAGTATTAGATTTAATATCAAGTTACGAAAATGGATTTGCGGACTTTCTAAAAAAACACTCTGAAAAAGCACATAGAAAACTACGATTATCAGAAACAAACGCCTTGTTTGACCAATTTGAGAATATTACAAATTCAATATATGAACCATTAAGAGAAAAAGTGAGAGGATTAATGGCGAGTAGAGATATGGCTTTCAGAGATGCATTACACGAAAAATTAAAAAACTATATAACGCATCTCTCTACAGAGGAATTTGACAAATTCCTTGGAGAAAAAAGTATGGATTTAGAAGACCGAATCCTTAATAATATAGACGTGTTTAAGAGGTTAAAAAATAGATAA
- a CDS encoding TspO/MBR family protein, with product MKQLNFTILFLIINFGGLAIGNWLMENGPMTDWYINLNKAPWTPPGWVFGVTWTLIMICFSVYLGKLFSEENTQKMKFIFLFHFILNVSWNFIFFNQHLVLLGLINLTLLTSLLFYYFFKLSSKVKNYKYLLLPYIIWLCIATSLNLYVLIHN from the coding sequence ATGAAACAATTAAATTTTACCATTTTATTTTTAATCATCAATTTTGGTGGTTTGGCTATTGGAAATTGGTTGATGGAAAATGGTCCAATGACAGATTGGTATATCAATTTAAACAAAGCACCTTGGACACCTCCAGGTTGGGTTTTTGGTGTTACTTGGACGTTAATTATGATTTGCTTTTCCGTTTATTTAGGAAAATTGTTTTCAGAAGAAAACACACAGAAAATGAAATTTATTTTTCTTTTTCATTTTATATTAAATGTAAGTTGGAACTTTATTTTCTTCAATCAGCATTTGGTTTTATTGGGGTTGATAAACCTTACACTACTCACTTCTCTCCTATTTTATTACTTCTTTAAATTGAGTAGTAAAGTAAAAAATTACAAATATTTATTACTCCCATATATAATTTGGTTGTGCATTGCAACTTCCTTAAATCTTTATGTTTTAATACACAATTAA
- a CDS encoding Lacal_2735 family protein, which yields MFGLFKKKSAVEKLQEKYKKLLEEGFKLQSINRSDSDQKYLEADNLLKEIEKLKANS from the coding sequence ATGTTCGGACTTTTCAAAAAGAAATCAGCAGTAGAAAAATTACAAGAAAAATATAAAAAATTGTTGGAAGAAGGTTTTAAACTACAATCTATCAATAGAAGTGATAGTGACCAAAAATATTTAGAAGCAGACAATCTACTAAAAGAAATAGAAAAGTTAAAAGCAAATTCTTAA
- a CDS encoding DASH family cryptochrome: MQEKQKKTGLIWFRNNLRVYDNISLKKAIENHKKVIAVYFFDPKYFKIDEFGFQKTAKFRAKFLIETIKDLQKKLSDVNITLLTYFDAPENKIHKICDEFSVDKIYTQKEWTKEEVETNNLIKNTLSNNISFIEDYDQFLYHPDTVSNDFSNIPNVFTQFRKKLEKTVKVQELNISSKLSDDNLIENNTVIPTLKELGFDDFEIHKKTAFPFSGGENSALERLENYFFETKKVAFYKKTRNGLIGTDYSTKFSAWLANGSISAKTIYWKIKEFEAEFGANQSTYWVIFELIWRDYFKYISLKYDSKIFKIGGILEKEYHWNSDSEIIKKWINGETKDNFVNANMIELKETGWMSNRGRQNVASYFAKELLQDWRIGASYFESMLLDYDVHSNYGNWMYVAGVGNDPRDRKFNTKLQAERYDANHKFRKLWLEKTLF; the protein is encoded by the coding sequence ATGCAGGAGAAACAAAAAAAAACAGGTTTAATTTGGTTTCGTAATAACTTACGAGTATATGATAATATCTCATTAAAAAAAGCAATAGAAAACCACAAAAAAGTAATTGCAGTCTATTTTTTTGACCCTAAATATTTTAAAATTGATGAGTTTGGTTTCCAAAAAACAGCAAAATTTAGAGCAAAATTTTTAATTGAAACGATTAAAGATTTGCAAAAAAAACTTTCTGATGTAAACATCACACTCCTCACCTATTTTGATGCTCCAGAAAACAAAATACATAAAATTTGTGATGAATTTTCGGTTGATAAAATTTACACTCAAAAAGAATGGACAAAAGAAGAAGTTGAAACTAATAATCTTATAAAAAATACGCTTTCTAATAACATTTCTTTTATTGAAGATTACGACCAATTTTTATATCATCCAGATACTGTTTCTAACGATTTTTCTAATATTCCTAATGTGTTTACACAGTTTCGAAAGAAGTTAGAAAAGACTGTAAAAGTTCAAGAATTAAATATTAGTTCAAAACTTTCGGATGATAATTTAATTGAAAACAATACAGTTATTCCAACTTTAAAAGAGTTAGGGTTTGATGATTTTGAGATACATAAAAAAACGGCTTTTCCTTTTTCTGGCGGAGAAAACAGTGCTTTAGAAAGATTAGAAAACTACTTTTTTGAAACTAAAAAAGTTGCTTTTTATAAGAAGACCAGAAACGGATTAATAGGCACAGATTATAGTACAAAGTTTTCTGCTTGGTTGGCAAATGGTAGTATTTCCGCAAAAACAATTTATTGGAAAATTAAAGAATTTGAAGCTGAATTTGGTGCAAATCAATCTACTTATTGGGTAATTTTTGAATTGATTTGGAGAGATTATTTTAAATATATTTCTTTAAAATACGATTCGAAAATCTTTAAAATTGGCGGAATTTTAGAGAAAGAATATCATTGGAATTCCGATTCAGAAATTATTAAAAAATGGATAAATGGAGAAACCAAAGACAATTTTGTAAATGCAAACATGATTGAATTGAAAGAAACTGGTTGGATGAGCAATAGAGGAAGACAAAATGTGGCTTCTTATTTTGCCAAAGAATTATTGCAAGATTGGCGAATTGGCGCTTCTTATTTCGAATCGATGTTGTTAGATTACGATGTACACAGCAATTATGGAAATTGGATGTATGTTGCTGGCGTTGGAAATGACCCAAGAGACCGTAAATTTAACACAAAACTGCAAGCAGAACGTTATGATGCAAATCATAAATTTAGAAAATTGTGGTTAGAAAAAACATTGTTTTAA
- a CDS encoding nuclear transport factor 2 family protein yields the protein MNTLEVANKWRQMCQEGKNLECITELYADNVVSREMPGVPYGEVVSGKQNVFEKSKQWLEDVVEFHSSEISEPVVADNHFTSKMSFDVTFKSRGRQQMDEVCVFEVQNGKIAKEQFFYTM from the coding sequence ATGAATACTTTAGAAGTTGCAAACAAATGGCGCCAAATGTGCCAAGAAGGAAAAAATTTAGAATGCATTACAGAATTGTATGCAGACAATGTGGTTAGTAGAGAAATGCCTGGCGTTCCTTATGGTGAAGTTGTTTCTGGAAAACAAAATGTCTTCGAAAAAAGCAAGCAATGGTTAGAGGATGTCGTGGAATTTCACAGTAGCGAAATTTCTGAACCTGTAGTTGCAGACAACCATTTTACAAGCAAAATGAGTTTCGATGTAACATTTAAAAGTAGAGGAAGACAACAAATGGACGAAGTTTGCGTTTTCGAAGTACAGAATGGAAAAATTGCTAAAGAGCAATTTTTCTATACAATGTAA
- a CDS encoding cryptochrome/photolyase family protein, producing the protein MKSNEIHIIFPHQLFKTSEVLDRVNDIIIVEEYLFFNQYKFHQQKIAFHRASMKSYANFLIKKGKKVNYIEAINELSNVRKLLPKLAKVGISKIHIIDPTDNWLEKHIQQSKENLELIWHNNPLFINTKEELSTFFKPSKKKFFQTSFYKSERKNRDILMDGKNHVGGKLTFDDENRKKYPKTKTPPIIQFPAQNKYHKEATTYVNKNFSKNYGKLNDFLVYPIDFKSAQEWLQQFFEVRFHEFGTYEDAIVREEHFLNHSLLSPLINVGLLHPKEVIDQAIAFAKKNDVPINSTEGFVRQILGWREFIRGVYEVKGTEERTKNFWKFSRKIPKSFYHGTTGIQPIDDVIKKVNKTAYAHHIERLMILGNFMVLCEFDPDEVYQWFMELFIDAYDWVMVPNVYGMSLFADGGLMSTKPYISSSNYIMKMSNYKKGDWQKTWDGLFWTFMDKHRDFFLSNPRLAMLIRTFDKMHQNKKETHFENAKLFLNQLDKD; encoded by the coding sequence ATGAAATCAAATGAAATACATATTATTTTTCCTCATCAACTTTTTAAAACTTCTGAAGTATTAGATAGGGTAAATGATATTATTATAGTTGAAGAATATTTGTTTTTCAATCAATATAAATTTCATCAACAAAAAATTGCTTTTCACAGAGCAAGCATGAAATCTTATGCCAATTTTTTAATCAAAAAAGGAAAAAAAGTAAATTATATAGAGGCTATAAATGAGTTAAGCAATGTTCGAAAACTACTACCAAAATTAGCAAAAGTTGGTATTTCTAAAATCCATATTATAGACCCAACAGACAATTGGTTAGAAAAACACATACAACAATCTAAAGAGAATTTAGAATTAATTTGGCACAATAACCCTTTATTTATCAATACAAAAGAAGAATTATCCACTTTTTTTAAACCTTCGAAAAAGAAATTTTTTCAGACTTCATTTTATAAAAGTGAAAGGAAAAATAGAGACATTTTAATGGACGGAAAGAACCACGTTGGAGGCAAGCTAACTTTTGATGATGAAAACAGAAAGAAATACCCGAAGACAAAAACGCCACCAATAATTCAATTTCCTGCGCAAAATAAATATCATAAAGAAGCAACAACTTATGTAAATAAAAACTTCTCTAAAAATTACGGAAAACTAAACGATTTTTTAGTGTATCCTATCGATTTTAAATCTGCCCAAGAGTGGTTACAACAATTTTTTGAAGTCCGTTTTCACGAATTTGGCACTTATGAAGATGCCATTGTTAGAGAAGAACATTTTTTGAATCACAGTTTATTATCACCTTTAATAAACGTGGGTTTATTACATCCAAAAGAAGTTATTGACCAAGCTATAGCATTTGCAAAAAAAAATGATGTTCCCATAAATTCTACAGAAGGTTTTGTGCGTCAAATTTTAGGTTGGCGAGAATTTATAAGAGGTGTTTACGAAGTAAAAGGAACTGAAGAACGCACCAAAAACTTTTGGAAATTCAGTAGAAAAATTCCAAAATCTTTTTACCATGGTACAACTGGTATTCAACCCATAGACGATGTGATTAAGAAAGTAAATAAAACTGCATACGCACATCATATAGAACGTTTAATGATTTTAGGAAATTTTATGGTCTTGTGCGAGTTTGACCCAGATGAAGTTTACCAATGGTTTATGGAACTTTTTATTGACGCTTACGATTGGGTAATGGTACCCAATGTGTATGGAATGAGTTTGTTTGCAGATGGTGGTTTAATGAGCACAAAACCCTACATAAGTAGTAGTAATTACATCATGAAAATGAGCAATTACAAAAAAGGCGACTGGCAAAAAACTTGGGATGGTTTGTTCTGGACTTTTATGGACAAGCACAGAGATTTCTTTTTAAGCAACCCAAGATTGGCAATGTTAATAAGAACTTTCGATAAGATGCATCAAAATAAAAAAGAAACACATTTCGAAAATGCAAAATTATTTTTAAATCAATTAGACAAAGACTAG
- a CDS encoding TIGR03643 family protein: MVLDGIAIDRIIEMAWEDRTTFEAIQFQFELKEQEVIDLMRKEMKPKSFKMWRKRVQGRKTKHEKLRTFEKGRFKCSRQKQISNNSIAKR; the protein is encoded by the coding sequence ATGGTTTTAGATGGTATAGCAATTGATAGAATAATAGAAATGGCTTGGGAAGATAGAACAACTTTCGAAGCAATTCAGTTTCAATTCGAATTAAAAGAACAAGAAGTTATCGATTTAATGCGAAAAGAAATGAAGCCAAAAAGCTTTAAAATGTGGCGAAAAAGAGTTCAAGGAAGAAAAACAAAACACGAAAAGTTAAGAACTTTCGAAAAAGGAAGGTTTAAGTGTTCGAGGCAAAAACAAATATCAAACAACTCTATAGCAAAAAGATAA
- a CDS encoding SRPBCC family protein, whose product MKIYTFHRKQNLPISLEKGWEFLSNPKNLKTITPNYMSFDILSGADRPMFPGQIIQYIVTPILGIKTKWVTEITHVKDKEYFVDEQRFGPYALWHHKHFIKEIEGGVEMEDIIDYKVPMGILGQMAHPFLVKPKLEEIFEYRQKKLIELFGEYKK is encoded by the coding sequence ATGAAAATATACACATTTCACAGAAAACAAAATCTACCAATTTCATTAGAAAAAGGTTGGGAGTTTTTATCGAACCCTAAGAATTTAAAAACAATTACTCCAAATTATATGAGTTTCGATATTCTTTCTGGAGCAGACAGACCCATGTTTCCTGGACAGATAATTCAGTATATTGTAACTCCGATTTTGGGAATAAAAACAAAATGGGTCACAGAAATTACGCACGTAAAAGACAAGGAATATTTTGTAGACGAACAACGTTTTGGGCCTTATGCTTTGTGGCATCATAAACATTTTATCAAGGAAATTGAAGGTGGTGTAGAAATGGAAGATATTATCGACTACAAAGTTCCTATGGGAATTTTAGGACAAATGGCGCACCCTTTTTTAGTGAAACCAAAATTGGAAGAAATTTTTGAATACAGACAAAAAAAATTAATAGAACTTTTTGGAGAATATAAAAAATAA
- a CDS encoding SDR family oxidoreductase encodes MKILVTGATGYIGKRLIPLLLNDGHTVVCPVRDFKRAENYFKEKENVILVEADFLDANSLNNIPKDIDIAYYLIHSMSNSAKEFHVLEEKCAFNFKRFAETTNLKQAIYLSGITNDTKLSKHLLSRKNVENALASNTYALTTFKAGIIVGSGSSSFEIIRDLVEKLPAMIAPKWLNTKTQPLAIRDVLSFLHNALGRKELYNTSYDIFGPEILTYKEMLLQFAEVRKLKRTIITVPVMTPKLSSYWLYFVTSTSYKLATSLVNSMGVEVIGNKSDINKVLNVNPMSYKEAVKLAFKKIEQNSIVSSWKDSYVSSGKMKNYVHEFINVPEYGCFKDFKKRKIKNKEQTLNRIWAIGGETGWYYGTFLWKIRGFIDQIFGGAGLRRGRRHPTQLFAGDALDFWRVIYADKEKGKLLLYAEMILPGEAWLEFKIEDNILYQTATFRPHGLAGRLYWYTVMPFHWFVFNGMINNITREHAPLL; translated from the coding sequence ATGAAAATTCTCGTTACAGGAGCAACTGGCTATATTGGAAAACGCTTAATTCCGTTATTATTAAACGATGGTCACACAGTTGTTTGTCCTGTTAGAGATTTTAAAAGAGCCGAAAATTACTTCAAAGAAAAAGAAAACGTAATTCTTGTTGAAGCCGATTTTTTAGATGCCAACAGTTTAAATAACATTCCAAAAGACATAGATATTGCTTATTATTTAATTCATTCGATGTCTAATTCTGCCAAAGAATTTCATGTTTTAGAAGAAAAATGTGCCTTTAATTTTAAACGATTTGCAGAAACAACAAACTTAAAACAAGCAATTTATTTAAGCGGAATAACAAACGACACAAAACTCTCGAAACATTTATTATCAAGAAAAAATGTTGAAAATGCTTTGGCATCAAACACATACGCTTTAACCACATTTAAAGCAGGAATAATTGTAGGTTCTGGTAGTTCTTCCTTTGAAATTATTAGAGATTTGGTAGAGAAATTACCAGCAATGATTGCCCCAAAATGGCTCAATACAAAAACACAACCCTTAGCAATTAGAGATGTTTTATCCTTCTTACATAATGCTCTTGGCAGAAAAGAATTATACAATACTTCTTACGATATTTTTGGACCAGAAATATTAACCTATAAAGAAATGTTGTTACAATTTGCTGAAGTTAGAAAACTGAAAAGAACCATAATTACAGTTCCTGTAATGACACCAAAACTATCTTCTTATTGGCTATATTTCGTAACCTCTACTTCTTATAAACTGGCAACTTCTTTAGTAAACTCTATGGGTGTAGAAGTTATAGGAAATAAAAGTGATATCAATAAAGTTTTAAATGTAAATCCAATGTCATATAAGGAAGCTGTAAAATTAGCTTTCAAAAAAATTGAGCAAAATAGTATTGTTTCCAGCTGGAAAGATTCTTACGTGAGTAGTGGAAAAATGAAAAATTATGTTCATGAATTTATAAATGTTCCTGAATATGGTTGTTTTAAAGATTTTAAAAAACGAAAAATAAAAAACAAAGAACAAACATTAAATAGAATTTGGGCAATTGGAGGAGAAACTGGCTGGTATTATGGAACCTTTTTGTGGAAAATACGAGGATTTATAGATCAAATTTTTGGTGGTGCAGGTTTGCGAAGAGGAAGAAGGCATCCAACACAACTATTCGCAGGAGATGCGTTAGATTTTTGGCGTGTTATTTATGCTGATAAAGAAAAAGGCAAACTCCTACTCTATGCAGAAATGATTTTACCTGGCGAAGCTTGGCTAGAGTTTAAAATCGAAGACAATATTCTATATCAAACAGCCACTTTTAGACCTCATGGATTGGCTGGAAGATTGTATTGGTATACTGTTATGCCTTTTCACTGGTTCGTTTTTAATGGAATGATTAATAACATAACAAGGGAGCATGCTCCCTTGCTGTAA